One part of the Schistocerca piceifrons isolate TAMUIC-IGC-003096 chromosome 2, iqSchPice1.1, whole genome shotgun sequence genome encodes these proteins:
- the LOC124776040 gene encoding uncharacterized protein LOC124776040 — MKQYVKGKPNPEDLKNFVMANRNGIPLDFCMYEGKGKAIQSEKVPPPEKLDVGGRVVLKLSNTLTEKSSVYVDRYFPSVPLLDKLLRDRNSTAKGTIMLSRIPRSIRFEEDATKRKTRGSHDQVVSNDGNLAIIKWFDNRAIYLASTESSVEPIEKCTQWSKKVKKYIGVPLPCVVKAFYTYMRGADQSDRMAGKYGMRAWTHKWTIRVIHHLIDFAIAAAWLEYRETAMQNGIAKKHTVPYYQFKLDVAENLIYFQQRSSLLIEPLEQELDSENEDYLQDRKKTKTSLATTTNGKKKSKQASFACNDKPRTEE, encoded by the coding sequence ATgaagcagtatgtaaagggaaaacCTAACCCAGAAGAtttgaagaattttgtcatggcaaaCCGTAACGGCATACCCCTTGATTTCTGTATGTATGAAGGAAAAGGGAAAGCAATTCAGTCTGAAAAAGTGCCCCCTCCAGAGAAGTTAGATGTAGGAGGCAGAGTAGTGTTGAAACTTAGTAATACATTGACAGAGAAGTCGTCAGTTTATGTTGACAGATATTTTCCTTCTGTTCCCCTCCTCGACAAGTtactgagagacaggaacagtACTGCCAAAGGTACAATAATGCTGAGTCGCATCCCCAGAAGTATACGGTTTGAGGAAGATGCAACAAAGAGAAAAACAAGAGGCAGCCATGATCAGGTGGTAAGTAATGATGGGAACCTAGCAATTATCAAATGGTTTGACAACCGAGCGATTTATTTGGCTTCAACAGAATCAAGTGTTGAGCCAATTGAAAAATGCACTCAGTGGTCTAAAAAAGTGAAAAAGTACATTGGAGTTCCCCTTCCATGTGTAGTAAAGGCATTCTATACTTACATGCGAGGTGCTGACCAGTCAGATAGGATGGCGGGAAAGTATGGCATGAGAGCCTGGACCCACAAATGGACCATCAGAGTGATTCATCACTTAATTGATTTTGCAATTGCTGCTGCATGGTTGGAATACAGAGAAACTGCAATGCAGAACGGTATTGCAAAGAAACATACAGTGCCATACTACCAGTTCAAGCTTGATGTTGCAGAAAATCTGATATATTTTCAGCAACGGTCAAGTTTACTGATCGAACCTTTGGAGCAAGAACTAGACTCCGAAAATGAAGATTATTTGCAAGATAGGAAAAAAACCAAGACGTCCCTTGCCACTAccacaaatggaaaaaagaaaagcaaGCAAGCTTCATTTGCCTGCAATGATAAACCACGTACAGAGGAATAG